One Diceros bicornis minor isolate mBicDic1 chromosome 26, mDicBic1.mat.cur, whole genome shotgun sequence DNA segment encodes these proteins:
- the LOC131422969 gene encoding fibrous sheath CABYR-binding protein-like, which produces MELSRNSSDGTRRWTRLGRCRHFFWLGVVFDTVGLTVLFTGVFADLLFYDLLLYLGSIIIFFSLLWWVFWYTGNIELSAEDALKRPFPVPSSTVVEALSQGVGHRLSFTVCSVSTTLLRIRRRRRPRRVVQRTASLSMTVTDQVERQLEKEAQDKDGMRSVQESGAAQDVCRGDLGPKAETVEGSEAVRPPGPDAGPLDPEAGLPRFVKRPSAHLVQPEFSLPPLDQAPPPAILPSESLPVVPLASTCQPLAILTSKSHSVLSWASVSQPPVTLASASQPAVPLASTSQLPLILASQSLSAVPLSSTSQTLVPVASQSHPLVPPPAQSRLPVPLASQSQLQNVSWDSQTQPVQASQAQAGATPLPLIQLLPAQPFQTQPMDLWAAPAVPDLQALYPTQQGPHSSSLVQEIAPGQAASTEEFRKQPVAQAFETPPPAGQELSRDLLDTASPLPEPPAPATQAQHSVPSESAPAPASEKKSPAL; this is translated from the coding sequence ATGGAGCTTTCAAGAAACTCCTCCGATGGGACCAGGAGGTGGACGCGCCTGGGCCGTTGCCGGCATTTCTTTTGGCTGGGCGTGGTCTTCGACACGGTGGGCCTGACAGTGCTGTTCACCGGGGTCTTCGCTGACCTGCTGTTCTACGACCTGCTGCTCTACCTGGGTTccatcatcatcttcttcagCCTCCTCTGGTGGGTCTTCTGGTACACCGGCAACATCGAGCTGAGCGCCGAGGACGCCCTGAAGAGGCCCTTCCCCGTGCCCTCCTCCACCGTGGTGGAAGCCCTCAGCCAGGGCGTGGGCCACCGCCTATCCTTCACCGTCTGCAGCGTCTCCACCACCCTTCTGCGGatccggcggcggcggcgccccaGGAGGGTCGTTCAGAGGACGGCTTCTCTGAGTATGACCGTCACGGACCAGGTGGAAAGACAGCTGGAAAAGGAGGCCCAGGACAAAGACGGAATGAGAAGTGTCCAGGAGAGCGGCGCCGCCCAGGATGTTTGCAGAGGGGATCTGGGCCCCAAAGCTGAAACTGTCGAAGGTTCCGAGGCAGTTCGCCCCCCAGGGCCTGATGCTGGTCCTCTGGACCCCGAGGCTGGGCTGCCAAGATTTGTTAAACGACCATCTGCGCATCTGGTGCAGCCTGagttctctctgcctcctctggaCCAGGCTCCGCCTCCAGCCATCCTCCCGTCCGAGAGCCTGCCCGTAGTTCCCTTGGCCTCTACTTGCCAGCCTCTGGCTATTCTTACTTCGAAGAGCCATTCTGTCCTTTCCTGGGCCTCTGTGAGCCAGCCTCCAGTCACTCTTGCCTCTGCAAGCCAGCCTGCTGTCCCCTTGGCCTCTACCAGTCAGCTTCCACTCATCCTTGCCTCCCAGAGCCTATCTGCTGTCCCCTTGTCCTCTACGAGTCAGACTCTGGTGCCTGTAGCCTCTCAGAGCCACCCCCTGGTGCCTCCGCCTGCACAGAGCCGCCTCCCAGTCCCACTAGCCTCCCAGAGCCAGCTCCAGAATGTTTCTTGGGACTCTCAAACTCAGCCTGTACAGGCTTCCCAAGCCCAGGCTGGGGCCACCCCACTCCCTCTGATCCAGCTTCTGCCAGCTCAGCCTTTTCAGACCCAACCTATGGACCTGTGGGCCGCTCCTGCTGTCCCGGACTTGCAGGCTCTATATCCCACCCAGCAGGGCCCCCACAGCAGCTCTTTGGTCCAAGAGATTGCTCCAGGCCAGGCTGCATCTACAGAGGAATTTCGTAAGCAGCCAGTTGCTCAGGCTTTCGAGACTCCGCCGCCAGCGGGCCAGGAGCTAAGTCGGGATCTCCTTGACACTGCGTCCCCACTCCCTGAGCCCCCAGCTCCAGCCACTCAGGCCCAGCACTCAGTACCCTCCGAGAGTGCACCCGCCCCAGCCTCGGAGAAGAAAAGTCCTGCTCTCTAG